One window of the Rhipicephalus sanguineus isolate Rsan-2018 chromosome 4, BIME_Rsan_1.4, whole genome shotgun sequence genome contains the following:
- the LOC125756192 gene encoding uncharacterized protein LOC125756192, which yields FFILSGPPTQSLRASTLALIAGFLVRAVQDNICCEGCLMKIQAPKSNSTTTALIAGVDRGGLSYRSLPFVGFVSILEGAASKAAAILMKRQKPLQKFSSIVLPSLLKNSLFACTMNDSVSHRAALLNLILRKFMRPFLAIYANNLTEAHSKRKLLNKKPLSRKVLKV from the coding sequence TTTTTCATTCTCTCAGGTCCTCCTACTCAAAGCTTGCGTGCCAGCACATTGGCACTAATAGCTGGTTTTCTAGTGAGAGCTGTCCAGGATAACATCTGCTGTGAAGGCTGCCTTATGAAAATACAGGCACCAAAATCAAACTCTACAACAACTGCTCTAATTGCAGGAGTTGACAGGGGAGGACTCTCATACCGCTCATTGCCATTTGTTGGATTTGTAAGCATCCTCGAGGGTGCAGCCTCTAAAGCAGCTGCGATCCTTATGAAAAGGCAAAAACCCTTGCAGAAGTTTTCAAGCATAGTGCTCCCTTCACTTCTAAAAAACTCCTTGTTTGCATGCACTATGAATGATAGTGTGTCGCACAGAGCAGCTCTCTTGAATTTAATTTTGCGAAAATTCATGAGGCCTTTCTTGGCAATCTATGCCAATAATTTAACCGAGGCACATTCAAAGAGAAAGCTTCTCAACAAGAAGCCTTTGTCGCGAAAAGTTTTGAAAGTTTAA